The proteins below are encoded in one region of Eubacterium sp. 1001713B170207_170306_E7:
- a CDS encoding MFS transporter — protein MSCKDVCKGEYLTMYRKSIFHRDFILVAAGQIISLFGNQILRYALPLYLLNETGSSALFGSILACSFIPMILLFPIGGIIADRVNKRNIMVALDFGTAALTLIFCLLAGRVSIVPLMAVTMIILYGIQGAYQPAVQACVPDLVAAEHIMQGNSVVDLISSLAGMAGPVAGGILFSMVGLTPILYVSTGCFLASAVMEIFIHMPCERKKSQEGIVVTGLKDLRESFDFIFNERPVLWKMPLVFASVNLLLTTLILIGVPVLITQRMGFEPNTASRLYGFAQGFMAGGSVLGGLLAGVLAKKLKPRSMPFLLAGCALSVGLVGVGLQLLSGMAVYAVLVAGSSLLLVFSTLFTVQLMTCLQLLTPRELTGKVLSCVLCVCMCTNPIGQFVYGLVFEHIGGSVFLPFYTAALIMLGIVLLTHRIFGAVDPLMAEQAEL, from the coding sequence ATTAGCTGCAAGGACGTCTGCAAAGGAGAATACTTAACGATGTACAGAAAATCAATCTTTCACAGGGATTTTATACTGGTCGCTGCCGGCCAGATTATCTCGCTGTTCGGCAATCAGATCTTGAGGTATGCCCTGCCGCTCTATCTGCTCAATGAAACCGGGTCCTCGGCCTTATTTGGCAGCATTTTAGCCTGCTCCTTTATCCCCATGATTCTGCTCTTTCCCATTGGGGGGATCATTGCCGACCGGGTCAATAAGAGGAACATCATGGTCGCGCTGGATTTCGGCACCGCGGCCCTGACCCTGATCTTCTGCCTGCTGGCAGGGCGGGTCAGCATTGTGCCGCTCATGGCTGTAACCATGATTATCCTGTACGGCATACAGGGCGCGTACCAGCCGGCGGTCCAGGCATGTGTGCCGGATTTGGTGGCGGCAGAGCACATCATGCAGGGAAATTCCGTGGTCGATCTGATCAGCTCTCTGGCAGGCATGGCCGGACCGGTGGCGGGTGGAATTCTGTTTTCAATGGTGGGGCTTACCCCGATTTTATACGTGAGCACCGGCTGCTTTCTCGCGTCTGCGGTTATGGAAATCTTTATCCACATGCCTTGTGAGCGGAAGAAAAGCCAGGAGGGCATTGTGGTAACAGGCCTGAAGGACCTGCGGGAAAGCTTTGACTTTATCTTTAACGAAAGGCCGGTTCTGTGGAAGATGCCGCTGGTTTTTGCCAGTGTCAACCTGCTCTTAACCACGCTGATTTTAATCGGCGTTCCGGTTTTAATCACCCAGCGCATGGGCTTTGAGCCAAATACCGCCAGCCGCCTTTACGGGTTTGCCCAGGGGTTCATGGCAGGGGGCAGCGTGCTGGGCGGTCTGCTTGCCGGAGTGCTTGCGAAGAAGCTGAAACCACGGTCCATGCCCTTTCTTCTGGCCGGGTGTGCGCTGTCCGTGGGGCTGGTGGGCGTGGGGCTTCAGCTTCTGAGCGGCATGGCAGTCTACGCGGTACTGGTCGCCGGATCCAGCCTGCTGCTGGTTTTTTCAACTCTTTTTACCGTTCAGCTCATGACCTGTCTGCAGCTGCTCACCCCCAGGGAACTGACCGGAAAGGTGCTTTCCTGCGTGCTGTGTGTCTGCATGTGTACCAATCCCATCGGCCAGTTTGTTTACGGCCTTGTCTTTGAGCATATTGGCGGCAGCGTATTTCTGCCGTTTTATACCGCAGCGCTGATCATGCTGGGCATCGTTCTGCTCACACACCGTATTTTCGGTGCGGTCGATCCTCTGATGGCAGAGCAGGCAGAGCTGTGA
- a CDS encoding LysE family transporter, with amino-acid sequence MYFLQGLTMGLAYVAPIGLQNLFVINTALTQSRRRSAATALIVIFFDISLALACFFGAGALMEQFPWVQKLVLLAGSVIVVGIGIGLLRSKAALDTSRDVNLPLRRVAATAFVVTWLNPQAIIDGTMMLGAFRVTLPPEQGLAFIAGVASASCLWFLGLTAFITLFSHQFNDRVLRAINVICGAVIIFYGLKLLLSFIKMVA; translated from the coding sequence ATGTATTTTCTTCAAGGACTGACGATGGGGCTGGCCTACGTGGCGCCCATCGGTCTTCAAAACCTGTTCGTCATCAACACAGCGCTCACACAGAGCCGCAGGCGTTCCGCCGCCACCGCGCTGATCGTTATCTTCTTTGACATCTCCCTGGCTTTAGCCTGTTTCTTTGGCGCCGGCGCGCTCATGGAGCAGTTTCCCTGGGTACAGAAGCTTGTGCTGCTGGCGGGAAGCGTCATTGTCGTTGGCATCGGCATCGGCCTGCTGCGGAGCAAGGCGGCCCTGGATACCTCCAGGGATGTAAACCTGCCGCTGCGCCGGGTAGCCGCCACAGCCTTTGTGGTCACCTGGCTCAACCCCCAGGCCATCATCGACGGCACCATGATGCTGGGGGCTTTCCGGGTCACCCTGCCCCCAGAGCAGGGCCTGGCCTTTATCGCCGGGGTCGCCTCAGCCTCCTGCCTCTGGTTTCTTGGGCTGACGGCCTTTATCACCCTGTTCAGCCATCAATTTAACGACCGGGTTCTGCGGGCCATCAATGTGATCTGCGGCGCTGTCATTATTTTTTACGGGCTGAAGCTGCTTCTCAGCTTTATCAAAATGGTGGCTTAG
- a CDS encoding MarR family transcriptional regulator, with amino-acid sequence MNKQDQVLTGFRELMNKMTWLNKSKMEKALKGYKPSEVHFIEYIGRNADSNVTRLAESFYMTRGAISKISRKLMEKGVIESYQKPDNKKEIYFRLTARGREVYAVHEALHNAFQKRDKPVFDTITDGQLNDMLCFMETYTRHLDAEIEKLNTRLKPK; translated from the coding sequence GTGAACAAGCAGGATCAGGTGCTGACAGGCTTCAGGGAGCTGATGAATAAGATGACCTGGCTCAATAAATCCAAGATGGAGAAAGCGCTTAAGGGGTATAAGCCCTCTGAGGTGCACTTTATTGAATACATTGGGAGAAACGCGGATTCCAATGTGACAAGGCTGGCGGAATCCTTTTATATGACCCGGGGCGCCATCAGTAAAATTTCCAGAAAGCTCATGGAAAAGGGCGTGATTGAAAGCTACCAGAAGCCGGATAATAAAAAGGAGATCTATTTCAGGCTGACTGCCAGAGGCCGGGAGGTTTACGCGGTCCATGAGGCGCTGCACAATGCGTTTCAGAAGCGTGACAAGCCTGTTTTTGATACCATCACCGACGGGCAGCTCAATGACATGCTTTGCTTTATGGAAACCTACACCAGACACCTGGACGCAGAGATTGAAAAGCTGAATACCAGGCTTAAACCAAAATAA
- a CDS encoding DUF2922 domain-containing protein: METVTTKNLDLEFQLENGDTDTLSLPDYLDGLTHEQITAAADIVIAQKIFRPGGFAYQKLKSYEYVDKTVRKTELEV; this comes from the coding sequence ATGGAAACAGTGACCACCAAAAATCTGGATCTGGAATTCCAGTTGGAAAACGGCGATACCGATACCTTGAGCCTGCCCGATTATCTGGACGGCCTCACCCATGAGCAGATCACCGCGGCGGCCGACATTGTCATCGCCCAGAAAATTTTCCGCCCCGGCGGCTTTGCTTACCAGAAGCTCAAGAGCTACGAATACGTTGATAAAACCGTCCGAAAGACCGAGCTGGAGGTCTGA
- a CDS encoding PLP-dependent aminotransferase family protein, with translation MQKSQTLQTVCLDWQPDKNSGVPLYVQIVRYVSGQVASGHWGVGTRLPSQRRMAQALGVNRSTVVTAMEELAAIGLVEGRGSSGTRIASDTWSLLLSGTAPDWGRYIRSGSFQANQPTVQTINRLEFEDYVRLGTGELSPSLFPGELMSRVLERLSRRTPPLHYLEPLGLPELRQAVSDRLAHQGIAVPPSGILITSGSLQALQLISVGILDPSSRVFAEAPSYLKSLQVFQSAGMSITGIPMDEQGLLYRELERYQKAQGKTSENQLLYTIPSYQNPTGTLMSEERRVGLIAFCQKNRLPVIEDNAYSELWLDSPPPASLKARDKSGMVLSLGTLSKTLAPGLRIGWIAGPESVVRRLGDIKMQTDYGASSLSQWAAAEFLAGGQYDTYLDGLRRALRKRRDAALRALADYFTGLADWNVPEGGFYIWLRFKSPLSIDRLFKKALERRILLNPGSIYDFAPSHALRISYAYEPPEVFREAVKTLAELGRGLDSL, from the coding sequence ATGCAAAAATCCCAGACGCTTCAAACCGTTTGTCTCGACTGGCAGCCGGACAAAAACTCCGGCGTGCCCCTGTATGTGCAGATCGTCCGTTATGTCAGCGGCCAGGTGGCCTCTGGCCATTGGGGGGTGGGTACGCGCCTGCCCTCACAGCGGCGCATGGCCCAGGCCCTGGGCGTTAACCGCAGCACGGTGGTCACCGCCATGGAGGAACTGGCGGCCATTGGACTGGTGGAGGGCAGGGGAAGCAGCGGCACCCGCATTGCCAGCGATACCTGGTCGCTGCTGCTGTCCGGCACAGCGCCGGACTGGGGGCGTTATATCCGGTCGGGCAGCTTTCAGGCCAACCAGCCCACCGTCCAGACCATTAACCGCCTGGAGTTTGAGGACTATGTGCGCCTGGGCACCGGGGAGCTGTCACCCTCGCTCTTTCCCGGGGAGCTGATGAGCCGTGTGCTGGAAAGGCTGTCCCGCAGGACGCCGCCCCTCCACTATCTGGAGCCCCTGGGGCTGCCGGAGCTCCGGCAGGCGGTGTCGGACCGGCTTGCCCATCAGGGCATCGCGGTACCGCCCTCGGGCATTCTCATTACCTCCGGGTCGCTCCAGGCCCTGCAGCTCATTTCTGTGGGCATTTTAGACCCATCCTCCCGGGTTTTTGCCGAAGCACCCAGCTATCTGAAATCCCTTCAGGTTTTTCAGTCCGCCGGGATGTCCATTACCGGCATTCCCATGGATGAGCAGGGGCTGCTTTACCGTGAGCTGGAGCGATACCAGAAAGCCCAGGGAAAAACCAGTGAAAACCAGCTGCTCTACACCATTCCTTCCTACCAGAACCCCACGGGCACCCTCATGAGCGAGGAACGCCGGGTCGGACTCATTGCTTTCTGCCAGAAAAACCGGCTGCCGGTTATCGAGGACAACGCCTACAGCGAGCTGTGGCTGGACAGCCCGCCGCCCGCCTCTCTGAAAGCAAGGGATAAAAGCGGTATGGTGCTGTCCCTGGGCACATTGTCCAAAACGCTGGCGCCAGGCCTGCGGATCGGCTGGATCGCGGGGCCGGAATCCGTGGTGCGCCGTCTGGGGGATATAAAAATGCAGACCGACTACGGCGCCAGCTCCCTGTCTCAGTGGGCGGCGGCGGAGTTTCTGGCAGGCGGCCAGTACGACACCTATCTGGACGGGCTCAGGCGGGCGCTGAGAAAAAGGCGGGACGCGGCGCTGCGGGCGCTGGCGGATTACTTTACCGGCCTGGCGGACTGGAACGTGCCAGAGGGCGGCTTTTATATCTGGCTGCGGTTTAAAAGCCCCCTGTCCATTGACCGCTTGTTTAAAAAGGCGCTGGAGCGCCGAATCCTTTTAAACCCGGGCAGTATCTATGATTTCGCGCCCAGCCACGCCCTGCGTATTTCCTACGCCTACGAGCCGCCAGAGGTTTTCAGGGAAGCCGTGAAAACCCTGGCGGAGCTGGGACGCGGCCTGGACAGCCTTTAA
- a CDS encoding TetR/AcrR family transcriptional regulator, whose product MEPLDETRQRIMDATMALVRDKGYAATTTKDIARQAGVNECTIFRKFKGKKDIILNAMEEKRWRPELGPGILDKVSYELEPDLRLFMRTYLERVTADFVGLSIGLRAPQIYEETAPLIMKTPQSFMDALKVYFKEMAARGLIAETDFDCLAMTIFSATFGYTFLKASFEDRLTPVEQDAYIAKSVALFVRGIERH is encoded by the coding sequence GTGGAGCCTTTGGATGAAACAAGGCAGAGGATTATGGACGCGACCATGGCGTTGGTGCGTGATAAGGGCTATGCGGCCACAACCACAAAGGATATTGCGCGTCAGGCCGGGGTGAACGAGTGTACCATTTTCCGGAAATTCAAGGGCAAAAAGGATATTATCCTGAACGCCATGGAGGAAAAACGGTGGCGGCCGGAGCTGGGCCCGGGTATTTTAGACAAGGTGTCCTATGAGCTTGAGCCGGACCTCAGGCTGTTTATGCGCACCTATCTGGAGCGGGTCACCGCAGACTTTGTGGGGCTCTCCATTGGGCTGCGTGCGCCTCAGATCTATGAGGAGACCGCGCCGCTGATCATGAAAACACCTCAGTCCTTTATGGACGCTCTGAAGGTGTACTTCAAGGAGATGGCAGCCCGTGGCTTAATCGCGGAGACGGATTTCGACTGCCTGGCCATGACCATCTTTTCCGCGACCTTTGGCTACACCTTCCTCAAAGCGTCCTTTGAGGACCGGCTGACACCCGTAGAGCAGGACGCCTATATCGCAAAAAGCGTCGCTCTTTTTGTCAGGGGCATTGAACGGCACTAG
- the ilvB gene encoding biosynthetic-type acetolactate synthase large subunit: MEITGAALFVKALEAEGVDMVFGYPGGQAIDLFDALYDHPAIEVILPRHEQGLAHAADGYARATGKAGICLVTSGPGATNLVTGIATANYDSVPLVCFTGQVATGLLGKQAFQEVDIVSITESITKYAVTVLRREDLAGEIRKAFCLAKSGKPGAVVVDIPKDVQQALGSDAYRPSGTEAQPESPAAPDHTWADEAAGLLAAARRPLILAGGGVHIAGASAALQAFAQKTGIPVVTTIMGKGALPTKHPLYAGNIGIHGSFAANSAVSACDVLLAVGTRFNDRITGRTAGFAKNAKLIHIDIEPSVLSRNVPACQAITMDAGKALSVLEQRVSKAQCRQWCGQINAWRTQHPLSIPENGLTPRRVIEAVNTLLPDTIVVTDVGQNQLWTTQFLEHSGGRRLITSGGLGTMGYGLPAAIGASLGNPGSRVVAIMGDGGLQMVSQELATAVVYGLPVIICVFNNGWLGNVRQWQELFYAKRYSSTCLRARRSCRHRCSGPSAHCPEYTPDFVRLAESYGLPARRVTREEDVEPAFTDALSHTAGPVLIEFMLEAEANVLPIVPPGNALDEMEGI; the protein is encoded by the coding sequence ATGGAGATAACGGGAGCAGCATTGTTTGTAAAGGCCCTGGAAGCAGAGGGCGTGGATATGGTCTTTGGGTATCCGGGCGGGCAGGCCATTGACCTGTTCGACGCTTTATATGACCATCCGGCCATTGAGGTCATCCTGCCAAGGCACGAGCAGGGCCTTGCCCATGCCGCCGACGGCTACGCGCGTGCAACGGGAAAAGCAGGGATCTGTCTGGTGACCAGCGGCCCCGGCGCCACCAACCTGGTCACCGGGATCGCCACCGCCAATTATGACAGCGTGCCCCTCGTCTGTTTTACCGGACAGGTGGCAACCGGACTGCTGGGTAAGCAGGCTTTTCAGGAGGTAGATATTGTAAGCATAACCGAGAGCATCACCAAATACGCAGTCACGGTTTTGCGGCGTGAGGATCTGGCCGGTGAGATCCGAAAAGCCTTCTGCCTTGCGAAAAGCGGCAAGCCCGGCGCGGTGGTGGTCGATATCCCAAAGGATGTGCAGCAGGCCCTTGGCAGCGACGCCTACAGGCCTTCTGGAACAGAAGCGCAGCCGGAAAGCCCGGCGGCGCCGGATCATACCTGGGCGGATGAGGCGGCTGGCCTGCTCGCAGCGGCCAGACGCCCGTTGATCCTGGCGGGCGGCGGCGTGCATATCGCCGGGGCCTCGGCTGCGCTGCAGGCCTTTGCGCAGAAAACCGGGATTCCGGTCGTCACCACCATTATGGGAAAGGGAGCGCTGCCCACGAAGCATCCGCTGTATGCCGGCAATATCGGGATCCACGGCAGCTTTGCCGCCAATTCGGCAGTATCGGCCTGTGATGTGCTGCTGGCAGTGGGAACGCGCTTTAATGACCGCATCACCGGCCGCACCGCCGGCTTCGCAAAGAACGCGAAGCTCATTCATATCGACATTGAGCCCTCTGTCCTGTCCAGAAATGTGCCGGCCTGTCAGGCCATCACGATGGACGCCGGAAAAGCCCTTTCCGTGCTCGAACAGCGGGTGTCAAAGGCCCAGTGCCGTCAATGGTGCGGGCAGATTAATGCCTGGCGTACCCAGCATCCCCTGAGCATACCAGAGAATGGACTGACGCCGCGTCGGGTCATCGAAGCCGTCAACACACTGCTGCCAGACACCATTGTGGTTACTGATGTGGGGCAGAACCAGCTCTGGACCACCCAGTTCCTGGAGCACAGCGGCGGCAGACGGCTCATCACCTCCGGTGGTCTGGGCACTATGGGCTACGGACTGCCCGCGGCCATCGGGGCCAGCCTGGGCAACCCGGGCAGCCGGGTGGTGGCCATCATGGGGGACGGCGGCCTTCAGATGGTCAGCCAGGAGCTGGCCACCGCAGTAGTTTATGGGCTGCCTGTGATCATCTGCGTATTTAACAACGGCTGGCTGGGCAATGTGCGCCAGTGGCAGGAGCTGTTTTACGCAAAGCGTTATTCCAGCACCTGCCTGCGGGCCAGAAGAAGCTGCCGGCACCGCTGTTCCGGGCCGTCGGCGCATTGTCCGGAGTACACGCCGGATTTTGTCCGCCTTGCCGAAAGCTATGGCCTGCCCGCCCGGCGGGTTACCCGTGAGGAGGATGTGGAGCCGGCCTTCACAGATGCGTTGAGCCATACCGCCGGGCCAGTGCTCATCGAGTTCATGCTCGAAGCTGAGGCCAATGTGCTGCCCATTGTGCCGCCCGGCAATGCGCTGGATGAAATGGAGGGAATATAA